From a single Phragmites australis chromosome 7, lpPhrAust1.1, whole genome shotgun sequence genomic region:
- the LOC133923837 gene encoding transcription factor E2FB-like yields the protein MDGGSSSLPLSPPPPPPQAYLRRPVPPPAPAPPKVHFIRAAAPIPIFSSRAPGTRAASKPPMPPPPAPAPHAPTAQAPPRPPPPPPPAPAATDQPPPRPPQPGAMLPPPAPKAVARGKPKAKAPSIEQSNGRENSQAEVNNGETVKGHDKESTIGPVKAIKRSKKLKASKHTLGTSDSFKAIEGDAGPSLFLSNHCRYDSSLSLLTKKFINLLEGAEDGTLDLNKAAETLEVQKRRIYDITNVLEGVDLIEKTLKNMIRWKGFDMSKPKEIERRISALKEELESLYDEDDRLEDEIREAQEKLQALTVDEDKRKFLYLLKEDINKIPHFQESTLIAINAPHGTSVEVPDPNADLYLYGNLGLQEKHYQILLRSSMGPIDCYLISDHQEIFNPDHPVAPDNSEPAVASGSSQAADRMDCDPNQAPEKGESNAACTHTVEPSRNHEIMSGILRIVPSDADVDADYWFTSDLDVSVTDAWGT from the exons ATGGACGGCGGCTCCTCcagcctccccctctccccgccgccgcctccgccgcaggCATACCTCCGCCGCCCCGTGCCGCCGCCCGCCCCTGCTCCTCCCAAGGTCCACTTCATCCGCGCCGCGGCGCCCATCCCCATCTTCTCCTCTCGAGCCCCCGGGACCCGCGCCGCCTCCAAGCCCccgatgcctcctcctcccgctcccgctccccaCGCGCCCACCGCGCAGGCTCCACCTcgaccgccgccaccgccaccgccagcccccgccGCCACCGACCAGCCACCTCCTCGGCCGCCCCAACCGGGTGCGATGCTGCCGCCTCCGGCTCCGAAGGCGGTGGCAAGggggaagccgaaggccaagGCACCG TCCATTGAACAAAGCAACGGGAGAGAAAATTCCCAAGCTGAAGTCAACAATGGAGAGACTGTGAAAGGACATGATAAGGAGAGTACCATTGGACCAGTAAAAGCTATCAAGCGGtcaaaaaaactaaaagcttCAAAACACACCTTGGGCACCTCAGATAGTTTCAAAGCCATTGAAG GAGATGCTGGGCCTTCTTTGTTTTTGTCGAACCACTGCCGCTATGACAGCTCACTAA GTCTGCTGACAAAGAAGTTCATCAACCTGCTTGAAGGAGCAGAAGATGGGACCCTTGATTTAAATAAAGCAGCTGAGACATTGGAG GTGCAAAAGAGGAGGATATATGATATAACAAATGTTCTCGAAGGTGTTGATTTAATTGAAAAGACGCTTAAGAATATGATTCGCTGGAA GGGATTTGACATGTCAAAGCCTAAGGAGATAGAACGCCGAATTTCTGCATTGAAG GAAGAACTTGAATCTCTTTATGATGAAGATGACAGGTTGGAGGATGAAATAAG GGAAGCACAAGAGAAACTACAAGCCCTCACAGTAGATGAAGACAAAAGAAA GTTCTTATATCTTTTGAAGGAAGATATCAATAAGATTCCTCACTTTCAG GAATCCACTCTTATTGCTATAAACGCTCCTCATGGAACATCTGTTGAAGTTCCAGACCCTAATGCG GATCTATACTTGTACGGCAACCTGGGGTTGCAAGAGAAGCATTACCAAATTCTCTTGAGAAGTTCAATGGGCCCCATTGATTGCTATTTAATAAG TGACCATCAGGAGATATTCAACCCAGACCACCCGGTGGCACCAGACAACTCAGAACCTGCGGTCGCTTCTGGAAGTTCTCAAGCTGCGGATCGGATGGATTGTGATCCAAATCAGGCACCAGAGAAGGGAGAGAGCAATGCTGCATGCACGCATACAGTGGAGCCGTCCAGAAACCATGAAATCATGTCTGGCATTCTGAGAATTGTTCCATCAGATGCTGAT GTTGATGCTGATTACTGGTTCACTTCTGACCTTGATGTTAGTGTGACAGATGCATGGGGCACTTAA